TCTGCTAGCACACATATAATAGACTCCCAATCATGCTTCTGTATAGTGTAGGATCAACATCTTCCCCTTCAATGTCTTTGGATAAATGATCATTCGTGCCCATCTGAGTCCTTATTGGTTTGGCAGTTTCCAATCCAAACTTCTTTACCAGATTCTTTGCATATTTTTCCTGTGAGATAGATGTCCCTTCTTTGCACTGCTTGATCTGAAAGCCTAAGAAGTAGCTTAATTCTCCtaccatgctcatttcgaattcacTGGCCATGCTATGAACGAATTTCTGTGTTTCTTTTTCGCTTGTTGAACCAAATATGATGTCGTCAACATAAATTTGGGCTATGGTCAATTCTCCTCCTGTGGATTTGAGAAACAAGGTTTTATCAACTCCACCCCTTCTATAGCCCTGTTGACACAGATAAACTGATAGTCTTTCATACTAAGCTCGTGGGGTTTCATACCAAGCTCGTGGGGCTTGCTTGAGACCGTATAGAGCTTTCGTCAGCTTGTACACATGATCAGGATAGACTGGATCAGAAAATCCTTTAGGCTGCTCTACATACACCTCTTCATTCAAGTACCCATTGA
Above is a window of Rutidosis leptorrhynchoides isolate AG116_Rl617_1_P2 unplaced genomic scaffold, CSIRO_AGI_Rlap_v1 contig240, whole genome shotgun sequence DNA encoding:
- the LOC139882181 gene encoding uncharacterized mitochondrial protein AtMg00810-like; protein product: MASEFEMSMVGELSYFLGFQIKQCKEGTSISQEKYAKNLVKKFGLETAKPIRTQMGTNDHLSKDIEGEDVDPTLYRSMIGSLGLWYTKDTNGVLAGYSDANMAGCVDDRRSTSGGCFYLRSNLVSWFSKK